Proteins encoded together in one Arvicanthis niloticus isolate mArvNil1 chromosome 7, mArvNil1.pat.X, whole genome shotgun sequence window:
- the Smtn gene encoding smoothelin isoform X5, with the protein MADEALAGLDEGALRKLLEVTADLAERRRIRSAIRELQRQELEREEEALASKRFRAERQDNKENWIHSQRREAEQQAALARLAGRLESMHDVEELTTLLRSAGEYEERKLIRAAIRRVRAQEIEAATLAGRLCSRLPSSGSREDSRRQAAHTLDPGKVPEPEKQEQQTEVREPTPTPEDTSQDVTTVTLLLRAPPGGTSSPPASPNSSPTTASPEPLLEPAGAQCPAAEAPVSSEPLPHLSEAPSPDPPMSPAPPSSQGPVTSKPLPGPTEPSDTLDSTRGSSTTKRADLAEPKPCQRSLSVLSPRQPTQNPEPTPLAGPSQLSQFRRAGSVRDRVRKFASDSPVVARLQDGPPRTALASSTPTRLLGPSLSSTTPASSPSNSSSPSPSDTSSHKKQRELAHSLAQPQSCPQEEGPGGRGLAPRSLENRAGGPRPCSEEPSTPPPVAIGTGEPGASMKTTFTIEIKDGRGQASTGRVLLPTGNQRAELTLGLRAPPTLLSTSSGGKNTITHISSPGTVTRLGGVTHVTTFSHASPGNRGGCNFKMEPDPAEPPSATVEAANGAEQTRVDKGPEGRSPLSAEELTAIEDEGVLDKMLDQTTNFEERKLIRAALRELRQRKRDQRDKERERRLREARARPGESRSNMATETTTRHSQRAADGSAVSTVTKTERLVHSNDGTQTARTTTVESSFVRRSENGSSSSSSTTVQTKTFSSSSSSSKKMGSIFDREDQTSPRPGSLAALEKRQAEKKKELMKAQSLPKTSASQARKAMIEKLEKEGSAGGPGTPRAAVQRSTSFGVPNANSIKQMLLDWCRAKTRGYEHVDIQNFSSSWSDGMAFCALVHNFFPEAFDYGQLSPQNRRQNFEMAFSSAEMLVDCVPLVEVEDMMIMGKKPDPKCVFTYVQSLYNHLRRHELRLRGKNV; encoded by the exons atggcagaCGAGGCCTTAGCTGGGCTGGATGAAGGAGCCCTCCGAAAACTG CTGGAGGTCACAGCAGATCTGGCAGAACGGCGGCGGATCCGCTCAGCCATCCGGGAGCTGCAGCGGCAAGAGCTGGAACGAGAGGAGGAGGCTCTGGCATCCAAACGTTTCCGTGCTGAGCGGCAAGACAACAAGGAGAACTGGATACA CTCTCAACGGCGAGAAGCTGAGCAGCAGGCCGCCCTTGCACGGTTGGCAGGGAGACTGGAGTCCATGCATGACGTAGAGGAGTTGACCACACTG CTTCGGAGTGCTGGTGAATACGAGGAACGCAAGCTGATCCGAGCCGCCATCCGCCGTGTGCGAGCTCAGGAGATTGAGG CTGCCACCTTGGCTGGGAGACTGTGCAGTAGACTTCCTAGTAGTGGCTCCCGAGAGGATAGCAGGAGGCAGGCAGCACACACGTTGGACCCTGGTAAG GTGCCAGAGCCAGAGAAACAGGAACAGCAGACAGAAGTACGAGAGCCAACCCCAACCCCAGAGGACACCAGCCAGGATGTGACCACTGTGACACTCCTGCTAAGGGCCCCGCCTGGGGGCACTTCTAGCCCACCTGCCTCCCCCAACAGTTCACCCACCACTGCCTCTCCAGAGCCTTTGCTGGAGCCCGCTGGAGCCCAGTGTCCTGCTGCTGAGGCTCCAGTCAGCTCTGAGCCACTTCCACATCTTTCAGAAGCTCCCAGCCCTGACCCCCCCATGTCACCTGCACCCCCCAGCTCTCAGGGGCCAGTCACCAGCAAG CCCCTGCCTGGCCCCACAGAACCCTCTGACACCTTGGACTCCACCAGAGGCTCCTCCACCACTAAGAGAGCAG ACCTGGCTGAACCAAAACCCTGCCAACGCTCCCTATCTGTGCTCAGTCCCCGACAGCCAACCCAAAATCCAg AGCCAACCCCCCTTGCAGGACCATCTCAGTTGTCCCAGTTCCGTCGAgctggctcagtgagagaccgcGTCCGCAAGTTTGCATCTGATTCTCCTGTGGTTGCCAGGCTCCAGGATGGCCCACCCCGAACAGCCCTCGCTTCATCGACCCCCACAAGGCTCCTGGGCCCTTCCCTTAGCAGCACCACCCCTGCCTCCTCCCCCAGCAACTCCTCCTCTCCAAGtcccagtgacacttcctcccacaagaagcaaagagaactTGCTCATTCCCTGGCCCAGCCTCAGAGCTGCCCTCAAGAGGAGGGCCCTGGGGGGCGGGGCTTGGCTCCCAGGTCCCTTGAAAACAGAGCAGGGGGGCCCAGGCCCTGCTCAGAAGAGCCCAGTACCCCACCGCCCGTGGCCATCGGCACTGGGGAGCCAGGGGCCAGTATGAAGACTACATTTACCATTGAGATCAAGGATGGCCGTGGTCAGGCCTCCACAGGCCGGGTGCTGCTGCCCACAGGAAACCAGAGAGCAG AATTGACTCTGGGATTGCGGGCGCCCCCAACGCTTCTCAGCACCAGCAGTGGGGGCAAGAACACCATCACCCACATCAGCAGCCCTGGGACTGTGACCCGACTGGGCGGTGTCACTCATGTCACTACCTTCAGCCATGCCTCTCCTGGTAACCGAGGAGGCTGCAACTTTAAG ATGGAGCCAGATCCTGCAGAGCCCCCCTCTGCCACAGTGGAAGCAGCGAATGGCGCAGAGCAGACTCGAGTGGACAAAGGCCCAGAGGGACGGAGCCCCCTGAGTGCAGAGGAGCTGACAGCCATTGAGGATGAAGGAGTCCTGGACAAGATG CTGGACCAGACTACAAACTTTGAAGAGCGGAAGCTCATCCGGGCTGCACTCCGTGAGCTCcgacagagaaagagag ACCAGAGGGACAAGGAACGAGAACGGCGGCTGAGGGAGGCACGGGCCCGGCCGGGCGAGAGTCGAAGCAACATGGCTACAGAGACCACCACCAGGCACAGTCAGCGGGCGGCTGATGGCTCAGCTGTCAGCACGGTTACCAAAACTGAGCGGCTCGTCCACTCCA ATGATGGCACACAGACGGCCCGCACTACCACAGTGGAGTCGAGTTTCGTGAGGCGCTCGGAGA atggcagcagcagcagcagcagcaccacggTCCAAACCAAgaccttttcctcttcctcttcctcgtccAAAAAAATGGGCAG TATCTTCGACCGGGAGGACCAAACCAGTCCTCGTCCTGGCAGCCTGGCAGCCCTCGAAAAACGCcaggcagagaagaaaaaagagttaATGAAGGCACAGAGTCTTCCCAAGACGTCAGCATCCCAAGCACGCAAGGCCATGATTGAGAAACTAGAGAAAGAAGGCTCTGCAGG CGGTCCTGGCACACCCCGTGCAGCTGTTCAGCGTTCTACCAGCTTCGGAGTCCCCAACGCCAATAGCATCAAGCAGATGTTACTGGACTGGTGCCGAGCCAAGACCCGTGGCTACGAG cACGTGGACATCCAGAACTTCTCCTCCAGCTGGAGTGATGGGATGGCCTTCTGTGCCCTGGTGCACaatttcttccctgaggcttttGACTATGGGCAGCTTAGCCCACAAAACCGCCGCCAGAACTTTGAAATGGCTTTCTCATCTGCTGA GATGCTGGTGGACTGTGTACCCttggtggaggtggaggacaTGATGATCATGGGCAAAAAGCCCGACCCCAAGTGCGTCTTCACCTATGTGCAATCGCTGTACAACCACCTGCGGCGCCATGAGCTGCGCCTGCGCGGCAAAAATGTCTAG
- the Smtn gene encoding smoothelin isoform X1 — translation MADEALAGLDEGALRKLLEVTADLAERRRIRSAIRELQRQELEREEEALASKRFRAERQDNKENWIHSQRREAEQQAALARLAGRLESMHDVEELTTLLRSAGEYEERKLIRAAIRRVRAQEIEAATLAGRLCSRLPSSGSREDSRRQAAHTLDPGKVPEPEKQEQQTEVREPTPTPEDTSQDVTTVTLLLRAPPGGTSSPPASPNSSPTTASPEPLLEPAGAQCPAAEAPVSSEPLPHLSEAPSPDPPMSPAPPSSQGPVTSKPLPGPTEPSDTLDSTRGSSTTKRADLAEPKPCQRSLSVLSPRQPTQNPEPTPLAGPSQLSQFRRAGSVRDRVRKFASDSPVVARLQDGPPRTALASSTPTRLLGPSLSSTTPASSPSNSSSPSPSDTSSHKKQRELAHSLAQPQSCPQEEGPGGRGLAPRSLENRAGGPRPCSEEPSTPPPVAIGTGEPGASMKTTFTIEIKDGRGQASTGRVLLPTGNQRAELTLGLRAPPTLLSTSSGGKNTITHISSPGTVTRLGGVTHVTTFSHASPGNRGGCNFKMEPDPAEPPSATVEAANGAEQTRVDKGPEGRSPLSAEELTAIEDEGVLDKMLDQTTNFEERKLIRAALRELRQRKRDQRDKERERRLREARARPGESRSNMATETTTRHSQRAADGSAVSTVTKTERLVHSNDGTQTARTTTVESSFVRRSENGSSSSSSTTVQTKTFSSSSSSSKKMGSIFDREDQTSPRPGSLAALEKRQAEKKKELMKAQSLPKTSASQARKAMIEKLEKEGSAGGPGTPRAAVQRSTSFGVPNANSIKQMLLDWCRAKTRGYEHVDIQNFSSSWSDGMAFCALVHNFFPEAFDYGQLSPQNRRQNFEMAFSSAETHADCPQLLDTEDMVRLREPDWKCVYTYIQEFYRCLVQKGLVKTKKS, via the exons atggcagaCGAGGCCTTAGCTGGGCTGGATGAAGGAGCCCTCCGAAAACTG CTGGAGGTCACAGCAGATCTGGCAGAACGGCGGCGGATCCGCTCAGCCATCCGGGAGCTGCAGCGGCAAGAGCTGGAACGAGAGGAGGAGGCTCTGGCATCCAAACGTTTCCGTGCTGAGCGGCAAGACAACAAGGAGAACTGGATACA CTCTCAACGGCGAGAAGCTGAGCAGCAGGCCGCCCTTGCACGGTTGGCAGGGAGACTGGAGTCCATGCATGACGTAGAGGAGTTGACCACACTG CTTCGGAGTGCTGGTGAATACGAGGAACGCAAGCTGATCCGAGCCGCCATCCGCCGTGTGCGAGCTCAGGAGATTGAGG CTGCCACCTTGGCTGGGAGACTGTGCAGTAGACTTCCTAGTAGTGGCTCCCGAGAGGATAGCAGGAGGCAGGCAGCACACACGTTGGACCCTGGTAAG GTGCCAGAGCCAGAGAAACAGGAACAGCAGACAGAAGTACGAGAGCCAACCCCAACCCCAGAGGACACCAGCCAGGATGTGACCACTGTGACACTCCTGCTAAGGGCCCCGCCTGGGGGCACTTCTAGCCCACCTGCCTCCCCCAACAGTTCACCCACCACTGCCTCTCCAGAGCCTTTGCTGGAGCCCGCTGGAGCCCAGTGTCCTGCTGCTGAGGCTCCAGTCAGCTCTGAGCCACTTCCACATCTTTCAGAAGCTCCCAGCCCTGACCCCCCCATGTCACCTGCACCCCCCAGCTCTCAGGGGCCAGTCACCAGCAAG CCCCTGCCTGGCCCCACAGAACCCTCTGACACCTTGGACTCCACCAGAGGCTCCTCCACCACTAAGAGAGCAG ACCTGGCTGAACCAAAACCCTGCCAACGCTCCCTATCTGTGCTCAGTCCCCGACAGCCAACCCAAAATCCAg AGCCAACCCCCCTTGCAGGACCATCTCAGTTGTCCCAGTTCCGTCGAgctggctcagtgagagaccgcGTCCGCAAGTTTGCATCTGATTCTCCTGTGGTTGCCAGGCTCCAGGATGGCCCACCCCGAACAGCCCTCGCTTCATCGACCCCCACAAGGCTCCTGGGCCCTTCCCTTAGCAGCACCACCCCTGCCTCCTCCCCCAGCAACTCCTCCTCTCCAAGtcccagtgacacttcctcccacaagaagcaaagagaactTGCTCATTCCCTGGCCCAGCCTCAGAGCTGCCCTCAAGAGGAGGGCCCTGGGGGGCGGGGCTTGGCTCCCAGGTCCCTTGAAAACAGAGCAGGGGGGCCCAGGCCCTGCTCAGAAGAGCCCAGTACCCCACCGCCCGTGGCCATCGGCACTGGGGAGCCAGGGGCCAGTATGAAGACTACATTTACCATTGAGATCAAGGATGGCCGTGGTCAGGCCTCCACAGGCCGGGTGCTGCTGCCCACAGGAAACCAGAGAGCAG AATTGACTCTGGGATTGCGGGCGCCCCCAACGCTTCTCAGCACCAGCAGTGGGGGCAAGAACACCATCACCCACATCAGCAGCCCTGGGACTGTGACCCGACTGGGCGGTGTCACTCATGTCACTACCTTCAGCCATGCCTCTCCTGGTAACCGAGGAGGCTGCAACTTTAAG ATGGAGCCAGATCCTGCAGAGCCCCCCTCTGCCACAGTGGAAGCAGCGAATGGCGCAGAGCAGACTCGAGTGGACAAAGGCCCAGAGGGACGGAGCCCCCTGAGTGCAGAGGAGCTGACAGCCATTGAGGATGAAGGAGTCCTGGACAAGATG CTGGACCAGACTACAAACTTTGAAGAGCGGAAGCTCATCCGGGCTGCACTCCGTGAGCTCcgacagagaaagagag ACCAGAGGGACAAGGAACGAGAACGGCGGCTGAGGGAGGCACGGGCCCGGCCGGGCGAGAGTCGAAGCAACATGGCTACAGAGACCACCACCAGGCACAGTCAGCGGGCGGCTGATGGCTCAGCTGTCAGCACGGTTACCAAAACTGAGCGGCTCGTCCACTCCA ATGATGGCACACAGACGGCCCGCACTACCACAGTGGAGTCGAGTTTCGTGAGGCGCTCGGAGA atggcagcagcagcagcagcagcaccacggTCCAAACCAAgaccttttcctcttcctcttcctcgtccAAAAAAATGGGCAG TATCTTCGACCGGGAGGACCAAACCAGTCCTCGTCCTGGCAGCCTGGCAGCCCTCGAAAAACGCcaggcagagaagaaaaaagagttaATGAAGGCACAGAGTCTTCCCAAGACGTCAGCATCCCAAGCACGCAAGGCCATGATTGAGAAACTAGAGAAAGAAGGCTCTGCAGG CGGTCCTGGCACACCCCGTGCAGCTGTTCAGCGTTCTACCAGCTTCGGAGTCCCCAACGCCAATAGCATCAAGCAGATGTTACTGGACTGGTGCCGAGCCAAGACCCGTGGCTACGAG cACGTGGACATCCAGAACTTCTCCTCCAGCTGGAGTGATGGGATGGCCTTCTGTGCCCTGGTGCACaatttcttccctgaggcttttGACTATGGGCAGCTTAGCCCACAAAACCGCCGCCAGAACTTTGAAATGGCTTTCTCATCTGCTGA GACCCATGCGGACTGCCCGCAGCTCCTGGATACAGAGGACATGGTGCGGCTTCGAGAGCCTGACTGGAAGTGCGTGTACACGTACATCCAGGAATTCTACCGCTGTCTGGTCCAGAAGGGGCTGGTAAAAACCAAAAAGTCCTAA
- the Smtn gene encoding smoothelin isoform X3, producing MADEALAGLDEGALRKLLEVTADLAERRRIRSAIRELQRQELEREEEALASKRFRAERQDNKENWIHSQRREAEQQAALARLAGRLESMHDVEELTTLLRSAGEYEERKLIRAAIRRVRAQEIEAATLAGRLCSRLPSSGSREDSRRQAAHTLDPGKVPEPEKQEQQTEVREPTPTPEDTSQDVTTVTLLLRAPPGGTSSPPASPNSSPTTASPEPLLEPAGAQCPAAEAPVSSEPLPHLSEAPSPDPPMSPAPPSSQGPVTSKPLPGPTEPSDTLDSTRGSSTTKRADLAEPKPCQRSLSVLSPRQPTQNPEPTPLAGPSQLSQFRRAGSVRDRVRKFASDSPVVARLQDGPPRTALASSTPTRLLGPSLSSTTPASSPSNSSSPSPSDTSSHKKQRELAHSLAQPQSCPQEEGPGGRGLAPRSLENRAGGPRPCSEEPSTPPPVAIGTGEPGASMKTTFTIEIKDGRGQASTGRVLLPTGNQRAELTLGLRAPPTLLSTSSGGKNTITHISSPGTVTRLGGVTHVTTFSHASPGNRGGCNFKMEPDPAEPPSATVEAANGAEQTRVDKGPEGRSPLSAEELTAIEDEGVLDKMLDQTTNFEERKLIRAALRELRQRKRDGSSSSSSTTVQTKTFSSSSSSSKKMGSIFDREDQTSPRPGSLAALEKRQAEKKKELMKAQSLPKTSASQARKAMIEKLEKEGSAGGPGTPRAAVQRSTSFGVPNANSIKQMLLDWCRAKTRGYEHVDIQNFSSSWSDGMAFCALVHNFFPEAFDYGQLSPQNRRQNFEMAFSSAEMLVDCVPLVEVEDMMIMGKKPDPKCVFTYVQSLYNHLRRHELRLRGKNV from the exons atggcagaCGAGGCCTTAGCTGGGCTGGATGAAGGAGCCCTCCGAAAACTG CTGGAGGTCACAGCAGATCTGGCAGAACGGCGGCGGATCCGCTCAGCCATCCGGGAGCTGCAGCGGCAAGAGCTGGAACGAGAGGAGGAGGCTCTGGCATCCAAACGTTTCCGTGCTGAGCGGCAAGACAACAAGGAGAACTGGATACA CTCTCAACGGCGAGAAGCTGAGCAGCAGGCCGCCCTTGCACGGTTGGCAGGGAGACTGGAGTCCATGCATGACGTAGAGGAGTTGACCACACTG CTTCGGAGTGCTGGTGAATACGAGGAACGCAAGCTGATCCGAGCCGCCATCCGCCGTGTGCGAGCTCAGGAGATTGAGG CTGCCACCTTGGCTGGGAGACTGTGCAGTAGACTTCCTAGTAGTGGCTCCCGAGAGGATAGCAGGAGGCAGGCAGCACACACGTTGGACCCTGGTAAG GTGCCAGAGCCAGAGAAACAGGAACAGCAGACAGAAGTACGAGAGCCAACCCCAACCCCAGAGGACACCAGCCAGGATGTGACCACTGTGACACTCCTGCTAAGGGCCCCGCCTGGGGGCACTTCTAGCCCACCTGCCTCCCCCAACAGTTCACCCACCACTGCCTCTCCAGAGCCTTTGCTGGAGCCCGCTGGAGCCCAGTGTCCTGCTGCTGAGGCTCCAGTCAGCTCTGAGCCACTTCCACATCTTTCAGAAGCTCCCAGCCCTGACCCCCCCATGTCACCTGCACCCCCCAGCTCTCAGGGGCCAGTCACCAGCAAG CCCCTGCCTGGCCCCACAGAACCCTCTGACACCTTGGACTCCACCAGAGGCTCCTCCACCACTAAGAGAGCAG ACCTGGCTGAACCAAAACCCTGCCAACGCTCCCTATCTGTGCTCAGTCCCCGACAGCCAACCCAAAATCCAg AGCCAACCCCCCTTGCAGGACCATCTCAGTTGTCCCAGTTCCGTCGAgctggctcagtgagagaccgcGTCCGCAAGTTTGCATCTGATTCTCCTGTGGTTGCCAGGCTCCAGGATGGCCCACCCCGAACAGCCCTCGCTTCATCGACCCCCACAAGGCTCCTGGGCCCTTCCCTTAGCAGCACCACCCCTGCCTCCTCCCCCAGCAACTCCTCCTCTCCAAGtcccagtgacacttcctcccacaagaagcaaagagaactTGCTCATTCCCTGGCCCAGCCTCAGAGCTGCCCTCAAGAGGAGGGCCCTGGGGGGCGGGGCTTGGCTCCCAGGTCCCTTGAAAACAGAGCAGGGGGGCCCAGGCCCTGCTCAGAAGAGCCCAGTACCCCACCGCCCGTGGCCATCGGCACTGGGGAGCCAGGGGCCAGTATGAAGACTACATTTACCATTGAGATCAAGGATGGCCGTGGTCAGGCCTCCACAGGCCGGGTGCTGCTGCCCACAGGAAACCAGAGAGCAG AATTGACTCTGGGATTGCGGGCGCCCCCAACGCTTCTCAGCACCAGCAGTGGGGGCAAGAACACCATCACCCACATCAGCAGCCCTGGGACTGTGACCCGACTGGGCGGTGTCACTCATGTCACTACCTTCAGCCATGCCTCTCCTGGTAACCGAGGAGGCTGCAACTTTAAG ATGGAGCCAGATCCTGCAGAGCCCCCCTCTGCCACAGTGGAAGCAGCGAATGGCGCAGAGCAGACTCGAGTGGACAAAGGCCCAGAGGGACGGAGCCCCCTGAGTGCAGAGGAGCTGACAGCCATTGAGGATGAAGGAGTCCTGGACAAGATG CTGGACCAGACTACAAACTTTGAAGAGCGGAAGCTCATCCGGGCTGCACTCCGTGAGCTCcgacagagaaagagag atggcagcagcagcagcagcagcaccacggTCCAAACCAAgaccttttcctcttcctcttcctcgtccAAAAAAATGGGCAG TATCTTCGACCGGGAGGACCAAACCAGTCCTCGTCCTGGCAGCCTGGCAGCCCTCGAAAAACGCcaggcagagaagaaaaaagagttaATGAAGGCACAGAGTCTTCCCAAGACGTCAGCATCCCAAGCACGCAAGGCCATGATTGAGAAACTAGAGAAAGAAGGCTCTGCAGG CGGTCCTGGCACACCCCGTGCAGCTGTTCAGCGTTCTACCAGCTTCGGAGTCCCCAACGCCAATAGCATCAAGCAGATGTTACTGGACTGGTGCCGAGCCAAGACCCGTGGCTACGAG cACGTGGACATCCAGAACTTCTCCTCCAGCTGGAGTGATGGGATGGCCTTCTGTGCCCTGGTGCACaatttcttccctgaggcttttGACTATGGGCAGCTTAGCCCACAAAACCGCCGCCAGAACTTTGAAATGGCTTTCTCATCTGCTGA GATGCTGGTGGACTGTGTACCCttggtggaggtggaggacaTGATGATCATGGGCAAAAAGCCCGACCCCAAGTGCGTCTTCACCTATGTGCAATCGCTGTACAACCACCTGCGGCGCCATGAGCTGCGCCTGCGCGGCAAAAATGTCTAG
- the Smtn gene encoding smoothelin isoform X4, which yields MADEALAGLDEGALRKLLEVTADLAERRRIRSAIRELQRQELEREEEALASKRFRAERQDNKENWIHSQRREAEQQAALARLAGRLESMHDVEELTTLLRSAGEYEERKLIRAAIRRVRAQEIEAATLAGRLCSRLPSSGSREDSRRQAAHTLDPGKVPEPEKQEQQTEVREPTPTPEDTSQDVTTVTLLLRAPPGGTSSPPASPNSSPTTASPEPLLEPAGAQCPAAEAPVSSEPLPHLSEAPSPDPPMSPAPPSSQGPVTSKPLPGPTEPSDTLDSTRGSSTTKRADLAEPKPCQRSLSVLSPRQPTQNPEPTPLAGPSQLSQFRRAGSVRDRVRKFASDSPVVARLQDGPPRTALASSTPTRLLGPSLSSTTPASSPSNSSSPSPSDTSSHKKQRELAHSLAQPQSCPQEEGPGGRGLAPRSLENRAGGPRPCSEEPSTPPPVAIGTGEPGASMKTTFTIEIKDGRGQASTGRVLLPTGNQRAELTLGLRAPPTLLSTSSGGKNTITHISSPGTVTRLGGVTHVTTFSHASPGNRGGCNFKMEPDPAEPPSATVEAANGAEQTRVDKGPEGRSPLSAEELTAIEDEGVLDKMLDQTTNFEERKLIRAALRELRQRKRDGSSSSSSTTVQTKTFSSSSSSSKKMGSIFDREDQTSPRPGSLAALEKRQAEKKKELMKAQSLPKTSASQARKAMIEKLEKEGSAGGPGTPRAAVQRSTSFGVPNANSIKQMLLDWCRAKTRGYEHVDIQNFSSSWSDGMAFCALVHNFFPEAFDYGQLSPQNRRQNFEMAFSSAETHADCPQLLDTEDMVRLREPDWKCVYTYIQEFYRCLVQKGLVKTKKS from the exons atggcagaCGAGGCCTTAGCTGGGCTGGATGAAGGAGCCCTCCGAAAACTG CTGGAGGTCACAGCAGATCTGGCAGAACGGCGGCGGATCCGCTCAGCCATCCGGGAGCTGCAGCGGCAAGAGCTGGAACGAGAGGAGGAGGCTCTGGCATCCAAACGTTTCCGTGCTGAGCGGCAAGACAACAAGGAGAACTGGATACA CTCTCAACGGCGAGAAGCTGAGCAGCAGGCCGCCCTTGCACGGTTGGCAGGGAGACTGGAGTCCATGCATGACGTAGAGGAGTTGACCACACTG CTTCGGAGTGCTGGTGAATACGAGGAACGCAAGCTGATCCGAGCCGCCATCCGCCGTGTGCGAGCTCAGGAGATTGAGG CTGCCACCTTGGCTGGGAGACTGTGCAGTAGACTTCCTAGTAGTGGCTCCCGAGAGGATAGCAGGAGGCAGGCAGCACACACGTTGGACCCTGGTAAG GTGCCAGAGCCAGAGAAACAGGAACAGCAGACAGAAGTACGAGAGCCAACCCCAACCCCAGAGGACACCAGCCAGGATGTGACCACTGTGACACTCCTGCTAAGGGCCCCGCCTGGGGGCACTTCTAGCCCACCTGCCTCCCCCAACAGTTCACCCACCACTGCCTCTCCAGAGCCTTTGCTGGAGCCCGCTGGAGCCCAGTGTCCTGCTGCTGAGGCTCCAGTCAGCTCTGAGCCACTTCCACATCTTTCAGAAGCTCCCAGCCCTGACCCCCCCATGTCACCTGCACCCCCCAGCTCTCAGGGGCCAGTCACCAGCAAG CCCCTGCCTGGCCCCACAGAACCCTCTGACACCTTGGACTCCACCAGAGGCTCCTCCACCACTAAGAGAGCAG ACCTGGCTGAACCAAAACCCTGCCAACGCTCCCTATCTGTGCTCAGTCCCCGACAGCCAACCCAAAATCCAg AGCCAACCCCCCTTGCAGGACCATCTCAGTTGTCCCAGTTCCGTCGAgctggctcagtgagagaccgcGTCCGCAAGTTTGCATCTGATTCTCCTGTGGTTGCCAGGCTCCAGGATGGCCCACCCCGAACAGCCCTCGCTTCATCGACCCCCACAAGGCTCCTGGGCCCTTCCCTTAGCAGCACCACCCCTGCCTCCTCCCCCAGCAACTCCTCCTCTCCAAGtcccagtgacacttcctcccacaagaagcaaagagaactTGCTCATTCCCTGGCCCAGCCTCAGAGCTGCCCTCAAGAGGAGGGCCCTGGGGGGCGGGGCTTGGCTCCCAGGTCCCTTGAAAACAGAGCAGGGGGGCCCAGGCCCTGCTCAGAAGAGCCCAGTACCCCACCGCCCGTGGCCATCGGCACTGGGGAGCCAGGGGCCAGTATGAAGACTACATTTACCATTGAGATCAAGGATGGCCGTGGTCAGGCCTCCACAGGCCGGGTGCTGCTGCCCACAGGAAACCAGAGAGCAG AATTGACTCTGGGATTGCGGGCGCCCCCAACGCTTCTCAGCACCAGCAGTGGGGGCAAGAACACCATCACCCACATCAGCAGCCCTGGGACTGTGACCCGACTGGGCGGTGTCACTCATGTCACTACCTTCAGCCATGCCTCTCCTGGTAACCGAGGAGGCTGCAACTTTAAG ATGGAGCCAGATCCTGCAGAGCCCCCCTCTGCCACAGTGGAAGCAGCGAATGGCGCAGAGCAGACTCGAGTGGACAAAGGCCCAGAGGGACGGAGCCCCCTGAGTGCAGAGGAGCTGACAGCCATTGAGGATGAAGGAGTCCTGGACAAGATG CTGGACCAGACTACAAACTTTGAAGAGCGGAAGCTCATCCGGGCTGCACTCCGTGAGCTCcgacagagaaagagag atggcagcagcagcagcagcagcaccacggTCCAAACCAAgaccttttcctcttcctcttcctcgtccAAAAAAATGGGCAG TATCTTCGACCGGGAGGACCAAACCAGTCCTCGTCCTGGCAGCCTGGCAGCCCTCGAAAAACGCcaggcagagaagaaaaaagagttaATGAAGGCACAGAGTCTTCCCAAGACGTCAGCATCCCAAGCACGCAAGGCCATGATTGAGAAACTAGAGAAAGAAGGCTCTGCAGG CGGTCCTGGCACACCCCGTGCAGCTGTTCAGCGTTCTACCAGCTTCGGAGTCCCCAACGCCAATAGCATCAAGCAGATGTTACTGGACTGGTGCCGAGCCAAGACCCGTGGCTACGAG cACGTGGACATCCAGAACTTCTCCTCCAGCTGGAGTGATGGGATGGCCTTCTGTGCCCTGGTGCACaatttcttccctgaggcttttGACTATGGGCAGCTTAGCCCACAAAACCGCCGCCAGAACTTTGAAATGGCTTTCTCATCTGCTGA GACCCATGCGGACTGCCCGCAGCTCCTGGATACAGAGGACATGGTGCGGCTTCGAGAGCCTGACTGGAAGTGCGTGTACACGTACATCCAGGAATTCTACCGCTGTCTGGTCCAGAAGGGGCTGGTAAAAACCAAAAAGTCCTAA